Proteins encoded together in one Onychomys torridus chromosome 1, mOncTor1.1, whole genome shotgun sequence window:
- the C1H11orf68 gene encoding UPF0696 protein C11orf68 homolog isoform X1, translating into MAAAAAAAVAGAGRGGGGGADPGQERSRARSWVGAERSEGRRMEPNEELEEEDSPGGREDGFTAEHLAAEAMAADMDPWLVFDARTTPASELDAWLAKYPPSQVTRYGDPGSPNSEPVGWIAAYGQGYTPNSGDVQGLQAAWEALQTSGRPITPGTLRQLAITHHVLSGKWLIHLAPGFKLDHAWAGIARAVVEGRLQVAKVSPRAKEGGRQVICVYTDDFTDRLGVLEADSAIRAAGIKCLLTYKPDVYTYLGIYRANRWHLCPTLYESRFQLGGNARGSRVLDRANNVELT; encoded by the exons atggcggcggcggcggcggcggccgtgGCCGGGGCGGGACGCGGCGGGGGTGGCGGCGCGGACCCCGGGCAGGAACGGAGCCGGGCCCGAAGTTGGGTTGGCGCGGAACGGAGCGAAGGCCGCAG GATGGAACCAAACGAGGAGCTGGAAGAGGAGGACTCTCCAGGTGGCCGTGAAGATGGCTTCACTGCGGAGCACCTGgctgcagaggccatggcagCCGACATGGACCCCTGGCTGGTATTTGATGCCCGTACTACACCTGCCTCAGAGCTGGATGCCTGGTTGGCCAAGTACCCACCATCTCAAGTTACTCGCTATGGGGACCCAGGTTCACCCAACTCTGAACCTGTGGGTTGGATTGCAGCCTATGGGCAGGGTTACACCCCCAACTCAGGGGATGTTCAAGGGCTGCAGGCAGCCTGGGAGGCTCTGCAGACCAGTGGGCGGCCCATCACACCAGGTACCCTGCGCCAGCTGGCCATCACCCACCATGTGCTCTCTGGCAAGTGGCTGATTCACCTGGCACCTGGCTTTAAGCTGGACCATGCCTGGGCTGGCATTGCCAGGGCTGTAGTTGAAGGCCGTCTTCAGGTGGCCAAGGTGAGCCCACGGGCCAAGGAGGGGGGGCGCCAGGTCATCTGTGTTTACACGGACGACTTCACGGACCGCTTGGGTGTGCTGGAGGCAGATTCTGCCATCCGTGCTGCAGGCATTAAGTGCTTGCTCACTTACAAACCTGATGTCTACACCTACCTGGGCATCTACCGAGCCAACCGCTGGCACCTTTGCCCCACTCTGTATGAGAGCCGTTTCCAGCTTGGAGGCAATGCCCGTGGCTCTCGAGTGCTGGACCGTGCCAACAATGTAGAGCTGACCTAG
- the Drap1 gene encoding dr1-associated corepressor isoform X1, with the protein MPSKKKKYNARFPPARIKKIMQTDEEIGKVAAAVPVIISRALELFLESLLKKACQVTQSRNAKTMTTSHLKQCIELEQQFDFLKDLVASVPDMQGDGEDNHVDGDKGPRRWTVPSRRGRKPGSSGRKNGGTGSKGKDKKLSGTDSEQEDESEDTDTEGEEEIPQPPPQTSHPPTHFQSPPTPFMPFTSPLPLPPAPPGPSAPDAEDEEDYDS; encoded by the exons ATGCCAagcaagaagaagaaatacaacGCGCGGTTTCCGCCG GCGCGGATCAAGAAGATCATGCAGACGGACGAAGAGATTGGGAAGGTGGCGGCAGCTGTGCCTGTCATCATCT CCCGGGCGCTTGAACTCTTCCTGGAGTCTCTGTTGAAGAAGGCTTGCCAGGTGACCCAGTCTCGAAATGCCAAAACCATGACCACGTCCCACCT gaagcagTGCATCGAGCTGGAGCAGCAATTTGACTTCTTGAAAGACTTGGTGGCATCCGTGCCTGACATGCAGGGGGATGGGGAGGATAACCACGTGGATGGGGACAAGGGTCCTCGAAG ATGGACTGTACCTTCCCGAAGGGGCCGGaaaccaggcagcagtggcaggAAGAATGGAGGCACCGGAAGCAAAGGCAAAGACAAGAAGCTGTCTGGGACAGACTCAGAACAGGAG GATGAGTCTGAGGACACAGATACtgaaggggaagaagagataCCACAGCCTCCACCCCAAACCAGTCACCCCCCTACCCACTTTCAGAG CCCTCCAACACCCTTCATGCCCTtcacctctcctctgcctctgcccccagcgCCCCCTGGCCCCTCGGCACCTGATGCAGAGGATGAAGAAGACTATGACTCCTAG
- the C1H11orf68 gene encoding UPF0696 protein C11orf68 homolog isoform X2, with protein sequence MAAAAAAAVAGAGRGGGGGADPGQERSRARSWVGAERSEGRSSLTTGWNQTRSWKRRTLQVAVKMASLRSTWLQRPWQPTWTPGWYLMPVLHLPQSWMPGWPSTHHLKLLAMGTQVHPTLNLWVGLQPMGRVTPPTQGMFKGCRQPGRLCRPVGGPSHQVPCASWPSPTMCSLASG encoded by the exons atggcggcggcggcggcggcggccgtgGCCGGGGCGGGACGCGGCGGGGGTGGCGGCGCGGACCCCGGGCAGGAACGGAGCCGGGCCCGAAGTTGGGTTGGCGCGGAACGGAGCGAAGGCCGCAG TTCCCTCACAACAGGATGGAACCAAACGAGGAGCTGGAAGAGGAGGACTCTCCAGGTGGCCGTGAAGATGGCTTCACTGCGGAGCACCTGgctgcagaggccatggcagCCGACATGGACCCCTGGCTGGTATTTGATGCCCGTACTACACCTGCCTCAGAGCTGGATGCCTGGTTGGCCAAGTACCCACCATCTCAAGTTACTCGCTATGGGGACCCAGGTTCACCCAACTCTGAACCTGTGGGTTGGATTGCAGCCTATGGGCAGGGTTACACCCCCAACTCAGGGGATGTTCAAGGGCTGCAGGCAGCCTGGGAGGCTCTGCAGACCAGTGGGCGGCCCATCACACCAGGTACCCTGCGCCAGCTGGCCATCACCCACCATGTGCTCTCTGGCAAGTGGCTGA
- the Drap1 gene encoding dr1-associated corepressor isoform X2, with translation MPSKKKKYNARFPPARIKKIMQTDEEIGKVAAAVPVIISRALELFLESLLKKACQVTQSRNAKTMTTSHLKQCIELEQQFDFLKDLVASVPDMQGDGEDNHVDGDKGPRRGRKPGSSGRKNGGTGSKGKDKKLSGTDSEQEDESEDTDTEGEEEIPQPPPQTSHPPTHFQSPPTPFMPFTSPLPLPPAPPGPSAPDAEDEEDYDS, from the exons ATGCCAagcaagaagaagaaatacaacGCGCGGTTTCCGCCG GCGCGGATCAAGAAGATCATGCAGACGGACGAAGAGATTGGGAAGGTGGCGGCAGCTGTGCCTGTCATCATCT CCCGGGCGCTTGAACTCTTCCTGGAGTCTCTGTTGAAGAAGGCTTGCCAGGTGACCCAGTCTCGAAATGCCAAAACCATGACCACGTCCCACCT gaagcagTGCATCGAGCTGGAGCAGCAATTTGACTTCTTGAAAGACTTGGTGGCATCCGTGCCTGACATGCAGGGGGATGGGGAGGATAACCACGTGGATGGGGACAAGGGTCCTCGAAG GGGCCGGaaaccaggcagcagtggcaggAAGAATGGAGGCACCGGAAGCAAAGGCAAAGACAAGAAGCTGTCTGGGACAGACTCAGAACAGGAG GATGAGTCTGAGGACACAGATACtgaaggggaagaagagataCCACAGCCTCCACCCCAAACCAGTCACCCCCCTACCCACTTTCAGAG CCCTCCAACACCCTTCATGCCCTtcacctctcctctgcctctgcccccagcgCCCCCTGGCCCCTCGGCACCTGATGCAGAGGATGAAGAAGACTATGACTCCTAG